A window of the Thermodesulfobacteriota bacterium genome harbors these coding sequences:
- a CDS encoding sigma 54-interacting transcriptional regulator yields MKKAPTCKELEIRVRELERETALRRQAEAALKENEKHYRALLGAIPDPVVVYDSAGNATYVNDAFVRVFGWERDELLGHRIDFVPPEEMEATLEAWKRTLEGKKVLFETRRLTKEGKTLEIQLRTAILQNRKGKHTTSIVIHRDVTQARQAKKDLEKAHQELEQRVKQRTSELSEVNQRLRKEIDERKRIEESLRQSKKRLDLAMEATSDALWDWDLITNKAYFNRCFYTMLGYQPNELPQSFDTWKNLIHPEDVNHTDSTLNRYVEKKIDAFEVEYRLKTKQDTWRWILARGKVVERDEKNIPVRMVGTHVDITERKLNEEALRISEAHLREENIRLRSTFKGSNHFCNIIGKSKAMQNIYETILKAASSSANVIIYGESGTGKELVAQTIHDLSGRGGKNFVTVNCGAIPDNLIESEFFGYRKGAFTGANTDKPGYLDSANGGTLFMDEVGELNLNMQVKLLRAIDGGGYMPIGSQEIKKPDFRIIAATNSDLKEGVRKGDFRDDFYYRIHIIPIYLPQLRERKKDIPLLIHHFLQTYAENKNIPPIPERIMTAMQKYDWPGNVRELQNKIHRYVTLKKVDFLDINQEGIEDPAAEAEATVFKDSRNLELRSVAKNFEKIYIERLLREHQWRRAKVASILGVNRRTLFRKIKQYGIN; encoded by the coding sequence ATGAAAAAGGCACCCACCTGTAAAGAACTCGAAATTCGGGTCAGGGAGCTGGAGCGGGAAACCGCCCTGCGTCGACAGGCTGAAGCTGCCCTGAAAGAAAACGAAAAACATTACCGGGCTCTACTGGGGGCCATTCCGGACCCTGTGGTGGTCTACGATTCCGCAGGAAATGCGACCTATGTGAACGACGCATTCGTTCGGGTGTTTGGATGGGAACGGGACGAGTTGTTGGGTCACCGGATCGACTTTGTTCCTCCGGAAGAGATGGAAGCAACCCTGGAAGCCTGGAAGCGCACGCTTGAGGGCAAGAAAGTTCTTTTTGAAACCCGGCGCCTAACCAAAGAGGGAAAAACCCTGGAAATCCAGCTCAGGACAGCAATCTTGCAGAACCGGAAGGGGAAGCATACAACCAGTATAGTGATCCACCGGGATGTCACCCAGGCCAGGCAGGCCAAGAAAGACCTGGAAAAAGCCCATCAGGAGCTTGAACAGCGTGTCAAGCAGCGAACCTCTGAACTTTCCGAGGTAAACCAGAGATTGAGAAAAGAAATTGATGAGCGCAAGCGTATTGAAGAATCGCTGAGACAAAGTAAAAAACGCCTCGATCTGGCCATGGAAGCCACCAGTGATGCACTGTGGGATTGGGACCTGATCACCAACAAAGCTTATTTCAATCGTTGTTTTTATACCATGTTGGGCTATCAGCCCAACGAGCTGCCTCAAAGTTTTGATACCTGGAAGAATTTAATTCACCCTGAAGATGTGAATCATACAGACAGCACGCTCAACAGGTATGTGGAAAAGAAAATCGACGCCTTTGAAGTCGAATACCGTTTAAAAACCAAACAGGACACCTGGAGATGGATACTGGCAAGGGGCAAAGTGGTTGAGCGTGACGAAAAGAACATTCCGGTTCGAATGGTGGGAACGCATGTGGATATCACCGAACGAAAACTCAACGAAGAAGCGCTGCGGATAAGTGAGGCCCATTTACGAGAGGAAAACATAAGACTCCGATCGACTTTTAAAGGGAGCAATCACTTTTGCAATATTATCGGTAAAAGTAAAGCCATGCAGAATATCTATGAAACTATTCTCAAGGCAGCGTCTTCCAGTGCCAATGTAATCATTTACGGTGAATCCGGAACGGGCAAGGAGCTGGTGGCCCAAACGATTCATGATTTAAGCGGTCGTGGCGGAAAGAATTTTGTAACCGTCAATTGCGGAGCTATTCCGGATAATCTCATTGAAAGCGAATTTTTCGGTTATAGAAAGGGTGCTTTTACCGGCGCCAATACCGATAAACCAGGTTATTTGGATAGCGCCAACGGCGGCACCCTTTTTATGGACGAAGTGGGTGAGTTGAATTTAAACATGCAGGTGAAACTGCTGCGGGCGATTGATGGCGGCGGATATATGCCGATAGGAAGCCAGGAAATCAAGAAGCCGGATTTCCGGATTATTGCGGCGACCAACAGTGATTTAAAGGAAGGAGTGCGGAAAGGTGACTTCCGTGATGATTTTTATTACCGGATTCATATTATCCCGATCTATCTTCCGCAGCTAAGAGAACGCAAAAAAGACATTCCGTTGCTCATCCACCATTTCCTGCAAACATATGCAGAAAACAAGAATATTCCCCCTATTCCGGAAAGAATTATGACAGCGATGCAAAAATATGATTGGCCGGGAAACGTTCGGGAACTGCAAAACAAGATTCACCGTTATGTCACTCTGAAAAAGGTCGATTTTTTAGATATCAACCAGGAAGGTATTGAAGATCCGGCAGC
- a CDS encoding DUF2065 domain-containing protein: MEFFLCVVGMVMIVEGLPYFAFPEKMKLVVKKFLDMPAGSMRKFGFVLMIAGLFLVYMGKR, encoded by the coding sequence ATGGAATTTTTTCTTTGCGTGGTTGGAATGGTTATGATCGTTGAAGGGCTTCCGTATTTTGCCTTTCCGGAAAAAATGAAGCTGGTGGTTAAAAAGTTCCTCGACATGCCTGCCGGCAGTATGCGAAAATTTGGTTTTGTGCTTATGATTGCCGGACTTTTTCTGGTTTACATGGGAAAGAGGTAG
- the gatB gene encoding Asp-tRNA(Asn)/Glu-tRNA(Gln) amidotransferase subunit GatB produces MEFVPVIGLEVHAQLKTKTKIFCGCSTSFGAPPNTHTCPVCLGLPGVLPVLNKKVVEYALRMAIATDCKIAGKSRFARKNYFYPDLPKGYQISQYELPIAEFGHVEVEINGEKKRIGITRIHMEEDAGKLNHDPDRPVSMVDFNRTGVPLIEIVSEPDIRSSQEAGAYLRQLRSIVRYLDICDGNLEEGSFRCDANVSVMPAGSKIFGTRTELKNLNSFKNVEKAILYEIDRQKEILMEDGEVVQETRLWDAVKNRTTSMRSKEEAHDYRYFPDPDLLPLMIDAGWVDSIKKSLPELPDKKKKRFIKQYDLPSYDAGFLTSGRDLAEFFEKCVKIFPDSKQVSNWVMGALSALLNVQGKTVSQSPISPENLAGLLRLIDRGVISGKIAKTVFEEMAQSGKTPEEIVEKKGLVQVTDVSAIEKVVSDVLGRSPAEVKAYKGGKTKLLGYFVGQVMKETRGKANPKIVNDLLRKLLEAG; encoded by the coding sequence ATGGAATTTGTGCCTGTAATAGGCTTGGAAGTTCATGCCCAACTTAAAACAAAGACAAAGATTTTTTGCGGATGCTCAACATCTTTCGGAGCCCCACCCAATACACATACGTGCCCGGTATGTCTTGGGTTGCCCGGAGTCCTCCCTGTTTTAAACAAAAAGGTGGTTGAATATGCCCTTCGCATGGCCATTGCAACAGACTGTAAGATTGCAGGAAAAAGCAGGTTTGCCCGGAAAAACTATTTTTATCCTGACCTTCCAAAGGGCTACCAGATATCCCAGTATGAACTTCCCATTGCCGAGTTCGGACATGTTGAGGTTGAGATAAACGGTGAAAAAAAGCGAATTGGTATCACACGGATACACATGGAGGAAGATGCCGGTAAGCTGAACCATGATCCAGACAGGCCGGTGAGCATGGTGGATTTTAACCGGACAGGCGTTCCCCTTATCGAAATTGTCAGTGAACCCGATATAAGGTCTTCCCAAGAGGCGGGCGCTTATTTGAGGCAACTTAGATCCATTGTGAGATACCTGGATATATGTGACGGAAATCTTGAGGAGGGAAGCTTCAGGTGTGACGCAAATGTATCGGTGATGCCCGCAGGAAGCAAGATATTCGGAACACGCACAGAACTCAAAAATCTCAATTCTTTCAAAAATGTTGAAAAAGCAATTTTATACGAAATAGACAGGCAGAAAGAAATATTAATGGAGGATGGTGAGGTTGTCCAGGAGACAAGGCTCTGGGATGCAGTTAAAAACAGGACAACTTCCATGCGGAGCAAGGAAGAAGCCCACGATTACCGGTACTTCCCCGATCCGGACCTTTTGCCCCTGATGATCGATGCCGGGTGGGTGGATTCAATAAAAAAAAGCCTTCCTGAATTGCCGGATAAAAAAAAGAAACGATTTATCAAACAATACGACTTGCCTTCTTATGATGCCGGCTTTTTAACATCAGGCCGCGATCTTGCAGAGTTTTTTGAGAAATGCGTCAAAATATTTCCCGATTCCAAGCAGGTGAGCAACTGGGTGATGGGCGCCCTTTCAGCCCTTTTGAATGTACAGGGAAAAACAGTAAGCCAGTCCCCCATTTCTCCTGAGAACCTTGCCGGACTTCTCAGACTGATCGATAGGGGTGTCATCAGTGGCAAGATTGCCAAAACCGTGTTTGAAGAAATGGCTCAATCCGGTAAAACTCCAGAAGAAATCGTTGAAAAAAAGGGCCTGGTTCAAGTCACCGATGTTTCCGCCATTGAAAAGGTTGTCTCCGATGTGCTTGGGCGATCTCCTGCCGAGGTGAAAGCTTACAAAGGGGGAAAAACTAAACTTCTGGGCTACTTCGTGGGCCAGGTGATGAAAGAAACCCGGGGTAAGGCAAATCCAAAAATAGTCAATGATTTGCTGAGAAAACTACTCGAAGCCGGTTGA
- the queA gene encoding tRNA preQ1(34) S-adenosylmethionine ribosyltransferase-isomerase QueA, with protein MFSLSDYNYDLPEEFIAQQPVKQRDRSKLLFLKRNTGDLSHHQFSEIYKFLLPGDVLILNNTEVIPGRLLGQKETGGKAEVLILDYAGGKEGSGKFTSECLINASKPTKTGAFIFFGHDLKAEVTGFFNGVHSLKFYYRGNFESLLYKMGKIPLPPYIKRKEKVSPCNDKTAYQTVYACEKGAIAAPTAGFHFTKALFEKLKSRGVEIAAITLHVGYGTFLPVRSSDIRNHRMHSERFFIPEPTAALINHAKKEGRRIIAVGTTCVRTLEFAAGKKGTVQSGNGTCNLFIYPGYTFKAVDAMITNFHLPKSTLLMLVSAFAGKENVLCAYKDAIKNKYRFYSYGDAMYLG; from the coding sequence ATGTTTTCTTTAAGTGACTACAACTACGATCTTCCCGAGGAATTTATTGCACAACAACCGGTAAAGCAAAGGGATAGATCAAAACTCCTTTTTTTAAAGCGAAATACAGGGGATCTGTCCCACCATCAGTTTTCCGAGATCTATAAATTCCTCTTACCAGGGGACGTCCTGATTTTAAACAATACCGAAGTGATTCCAGGCCGTCTGCTTGGCCAAAAGGAAACGGGAGGCAAGGCGGAAGTTCTGATTTTAGATTATGCCGGAGGAAAAGAAGGCTCCGGTAAATTTACCAGTGAATGCCTGATAAATGCGTCAAAACCAACCAAAACAGGCGCCTTTATTTTTTTTGGCCATGACTTGAAAGCAGAAGTAACCGGCTTTTTTAACGGAGTTCATTCTTTAAAGTTCTACTACAGGGGTAACTTTGAAAGCCTGTTATACAAGATGGGGAAGATTCCGCTTCCTCCTTATATAAAAAGGAAAGAAAAAGTTTCGCCATGTAATGACAAAACAGCCTATCAGACAGTATATGCCTGTGAAAAAGGGGCAATTGCAGCACCGACTGCCGGGTTTCATTTTACCAAAGCGTTGTTTGAAAAGCTAAAATCAAGAGGAGTTGAGATTGCGGCAATTACCCTCCATGTCGGCTATGGGACCTTTTTACCGGTAAGATCGTCTGACATTAGAAATCACCGGATGCACTCCGAGCGATTTTTTATACCTGAACCAACGGCAGCTTTAATAAATCACGCAAAAAAAGAAGGCCGTCGTATTATTGCGGTTGGAACCACCTGTGTGCGTACCCTTGAGTTCGCTGCAGGTAAAAAAGGCACAGTCCAATCCGGCAACGGCACATGCAACCTTTTTATTTATCCGGGCTATACCTTCAAGGCGGTCGATGCAATGATTACCAATTTTCATTTGCCGAAATCTACCCTTCTCATGCTTGTATCCGCATTTGCAGGGAAAGAAAATGTTCTTTGTGCATATAAAGATGCAATAAAGAACAAATACCGGTTTTACAGCTACGGAGATGCCATGTATCTAGGGTAA
- a CDS encoding AAA family ATPase, which translates to MPFSIALAGKGGTGKTTLAGLLIKYLVKNGKTPILAVDADSNANFNEVLGLKYEQTLGNAREEMKKGIVPGGMTKDVFMSMKLEQAIVETDGYDLIVMGQPEGQGCYCAANTLLTGFLDRLTGNYPYIVMDNEAGMEHISRLTTSNVDILLVISDTSRRGIQAAVRINQLAKDLNIGVGKSYLIINQTKNGIPEAVSSILNAEDLELAGMIPMDNTIYDYDLNGQPTIEMPEDNQSVKAAFEIFEKIIK; encoded by the coding sequence ATGCCATTTTCAATTGCACTGGCCGGAAAGGGAGGTACCGGTAAAACCACCCTTGCAGGCCTTCTGATAAAATACCTGGTAAAAAATGGGAAAACACCCATTTTGGCCGTAGATGCCGATTCCAATGCAAATTTTAACGAAGTGCTCGGACTTAAATATGAGCAAACCCTGGGAAATGCCAGGGAAGAAATGAAAAAGGGAATCGTTCCGGGTGGTATGACCAAAGATGTTTTTATGTCCATGAAACTGGAGCAGGCCATTGTCGAAACAGATGGGTATGATCTCATTGTCATGGGGCAACCCGAAGGGCAGGGATGTTATTGTGCTGCCAATACTCTGTTGACAGGATTTCTTGACAGATTAACGGGCAACTACCCATATATTGTAATGGATAACGAAGCCGGCATGGAACATATAAGCCGACTGACCACCAGCAATGTTGATATTCTTCTCGTTATTTCAGATACATCCAGGCGAGGGATTCAGGCAGCGGTAAGAATCAACCAGCTTGCAAAAGACCTCAATATCGGTGTAGGGAAAAGCTATCTTATCATCAACCAGACCAAAAACGGTATTCCCGAGGCTGTTTCAAGCATTCTCAATGCAGAGGATCTTGAACTGGCAGGGATGATCCCAATGGATAACACCATATATGATTATGATTTAAACGGACAACCCACCATAGAAATGCCGGAAGATAATCAATCGGTAAAAGCGGCATTTGAAATATTTGAAAAAATTATCAAATAG
- a CDS encoding CBS and ACT domain-containing protein, with the protein MFVGKSMTKKVISIGKEVGIFEAYEKMLQHNIRHLPVVEENNALIGIITDRDIRSALPYKLFKKDNFAKEKEKFSDLKVKDVMTKDPFTISPLHTIQDALLLIQEKRVGAFPVVDEQGKLKGILSVRDLLRTFTNVLGIGQPGTLLCLLVEEKIGQLKKIVGAITEEKISIGSILVAKYWEEGKRAVFPYLLTQNVAPVKRKLEKMGYQLLDPMEWYMDQLPKND; encoded by the coding sequence ATGTTTGTCGGAAAATCAATGACAAAAAAAGTCATTTCAATCGGCAAAGAGGTTGGCATTTTTGAGGCATATGAAAAAATGTTGCAGCATAACATCCGGCACCTTCCCGTTGTTGAAGAAAATAATGCTTTAATCGGCATAATAACGGATCGCGATATCCGAAGTGCTCTGCCATATAAGCTTTTTAAAAAGGATAATTTTGCCAAAGAAAAGGAAAAATTTTCCGATCTTAAAGTAAAAGACGTTATGACAAAAGATCCATTTACAATTTCTCCGTTACATACCATTCAAGATGCCCTCTTGCTTATTCAGGAAAAACGGGTGGGCGCTTTTCCTGTTGTTGATGAACAGGGCAAACTGAAAGGTATTCTTTCGGTCCGGGATCTTCTTCGCACATTCACCAACGTACTGGGAATCGGTCAACCCGGCACCCTGCTGTGTCTTCTGGTGGAAGAAAAGATTGGCCAGCTTAAAAAAATTGTTGGTGCCATTACCGAAGAGAAGATTTCCATTGGGAGTATCCTGGTAGCCAAATACTGGGAAGAAGGAAAGCGAGCTGTTTTCCCTTATCTTTTGACTCAAAATGTTGCCCCGGTAAAAAGAAAATTGGAAAAAATGGGCTATCAATTACTTGATCCAATGGAATGGTATATGGATCAGTTGCCAAAAAATGACTGA
- a CDS encoding histone deacetylase → MKKTGFLFDRRYMLHETSDYHPEIHQRLDAIYKGINDADLLPKLTLINGSRADLKWVEAVHDKDYINSFQDACMSGKKIFRHPDNQMCCETFEIALLAVGGILDAVDLVMKDELDNAFCAVRPPGHHAERSEAMGFCYFNNVAIAARYLQLQWKITNVGIVDFDVHHGNGTQHIFEQDPSVFYYSIHEHPSFAYPGTGREFEYGSGLGYGFTKNSPVLPGQGDSEYKKLIKKDLLADFEKFRPEIILVSVGFDGHVDDDMSGIKLSTEWYSWVMQKILEMSDKYSNGRLITILEGGYSLKRLPELAKNHVSILLDG, encoded by the coding sequence ATGAAAAAAACAGGCTTCTTATTTGATCGAAGATATATGCTTCATGAAACGAGTGATTATCATCCCGAAATACACCAAAGACTTGATGCGATTTATAAAGGGATAAATGATGCCGATCTTCTCCCCAAGCTTACCTTAATAAATGGAAGCCGGGCAGACTTAAAATGGGTGGAAGCTGTTCACGATAAAGATTATATTAACAGTTTCCAGGATGCCTGTATGTCCGGGAAAAAAATATTCCGCCATCCGGATAACCAGATGTGCTGCGAGACATTTGAGATAGCGCTGCTGGCTGTCGGTGGCATACTTGATGCTGTAGATCTGGTTATGAAAGACGAATTAGACAATGCTTTCTGTGCCGTCCGTCCTCCGGGGCACCATGCAGAGAGATCTGAGGCCATGGGGTTTTGCTATTTCAACAACGTGGCGATTGCAGCAAGATACCTTCAGTTACAATGGAAAATAACCAATGTGGGAATCGTTGATTTCGATGTTCATCATGGAAACGGCACACAACACATTTTCGAACAGGATCCCAGTGTATTTTATTACTCTATCCATGAACATCCGTCATTCGCCTATCCCGGTACAGGCAGGGAATTTGAATACGGCTCAGGCCTGGGGTATGGCTTTACTAAAAATTCTCCGGTTCTTCCGGGCCAAGGGGATTCGGAATACAAAAAACTGATTAAAAAAGACCTGCTGGCTGATTTTGAAAAATTCAGACCGGAAATCATTCTTGTTTCGGTGGGCTTTGATGGCCATGTGGACGATGACATGTCCGGCATTAAGCTTTCAACCGAATGGTATTCGTGGGTCATGCAAAAAATTCTGGAAATGTCTGACAAATACTCAAACGGAAGGCTTATTACCATACTTGAAGGAGGATATTCGCTCAAACGCCTTCCTGAGCTTGCCAAGAATCATGTTAGTATTTTGTTGGATGGCTGA